CCCGAAGAAGACCCGCTTCACGGCGTCAGACATGTGCGCCAGTGTGTTCCCGACCGGCGCTTCCTGCGCGGTCTGCTCCGGCAACGCCGTCGAGCCCGGCTCCAGCTTGTTCAACACCTGTCGCGTGGAGTACTTGCCGAAGCCGATGCCGGCCAGCAGGTCTTCCTCGCCGCCCAGGCCGTACTCCTGCGCTACGTGGTTGAAGTCCGCCGTGCTGTGCTTCGAGAGGCTGACCTTGTACTTGCGTGCCTCGCGGTCCAGCAGCTTCTTGCCGATCTCAATCGCGCGTGCGCGCTGGTTCTCGTTCAGCCAGTGCTTGATCTTGTTGCGTGCGCGCGAACTCTTGGTGAAGGAGAGCCAGTCGCGCGAAGGCGCATGGCCCTGCTGCGTGCTGATCTCGACGATGTCGCCGTTGCGCAGTCGCGAACGCAGCGGCACGATGCGTCCGTTCACCTTTGCCCCGGTGGTCGCATGGCCTACGTCCGTGTGGATGGCGTACGCAAAATCCACCGGGCTCGCGTCCTTCGGCAGCACAATCACCTTGCCCTTGGGCGTGAAGGTGTAGACCTCTTCCGGGTACATATCCATCTTCAGCGTGGACATGAACTCGTTGGGGTCGTTCATCTCGCGTTGCCACTCGATCAACTGCCGCAGCCACGCCAGACGCTCTTCATCCTTCGCGCTGACGTTGTCGGTGGCCTTGTACTTCCAGTGTGCGGCGATACCTTCTTCCGCCACGCGATGCATGTCTTCGGTGCGAATCTGCACCTCGAACTGGTGGCCGCCATCCGCGATCAGCGTCGTGTGCAGCGACTGATAAAGGTTCGGTCGAGGCATTGCGATGAAGTCTTTGAAGCGTCCGGGGACGGGGCGCCACGTTGCATGCAGCAGTCCAAGCGCGGCGTAACAGTCCTGCTCGCTCTGCGTAATCACGCGGATCGCGAAGAGGTCGAAGACCTGGTCTACGGGAACGTTGTGCGCGGTCAGCTTCTGCTGGATGGAGTAGAGGCGCTTGATGCGCGACTCCACGCGGGCGATGATGCCTGCATCGCGCAGCTTCGCTTCCAGTGTTGCCACCACGCGCTTCAGAAACGCTTCACCCTCGCCGCGCAACGACTCGACTTCGTTCGTGAGCTGCGTGTAGGTGAACGGATCGGTATAGCGGAACGCAAGGTCTTCTAGCTCGCCACGCACCTTACCCATGCCGAGGCGATGGGCGAGCGGCGCATAGACATCCAGCGTCTCGCGGGCGATGCGCTCCTGCTTCTCGGGCTTCAGATGCTCGAGCGTGCGCATGTTGTGCAGCCGGTCGGCCAGCTTGATGATCACCACGCGAACGTCGGTGACCATGGCCAGCAGCATCTTGCGAATGTTTTCGGCCTGGTGGTCTTCGCGGTTGGCGAAGTTGATCTTGTCCAGCTTGGTGACGCCTTCCACGATGTGCGCGACCTGTTCGCCGAAGCGCTGCGCGATGTCGTCCGGGGTCACATCGGTATCTTCCACCGCATCGTGCAGCAGACCAGCGGCGATCGCCGTGGCGTCCATCTTCAACTCGGCCAGCAACTGCGCAACTTCCAGCGGATGGATGACATACGGCTCGCCCGACGCGCGCTTCTGCCCTGCATGATGCTGCAGGCAGAAAAGCCATGCCCAGCGAATCAGGTTCAGATCGTCATGCGGGCGGTTTGCCCGCACCGTGGTCAACAGGTGTTCAAAAGTGGCTTCGAGCGGATCGCCTTCGGGGAACTGGTTGTAGCGAAGGTCCACCGGCGGCATGGCGTTTTCGGGCTGTTCGTCGCCTGCGGTTTCCAGCGCAAACTCGCCGCTCGGCTCATCCAGCGGATTCACTGCGGCTCGCGGCTGGGCCGCCACCGTTGCGCCGTGGAGCAGAGTTGCTTCCTGGCCCAGACCCGACTCGCTGGCAAACTCCGGCGTCTCTGCAGCATGAACGCCTTCTGCCGCGCCAACTGCCCGGTTTTCCCCGCTGCCAGGGATCATAGACCCCGGCTCACTTGTGGCCATACAGCATTATAAGCGGCAGACGTTATCACGTTACGAACGCCCCACAGGTCCTGGCTCTTTTACGCCTGGCTGCAGCGGCGTGTTCTTCGGCAGGTCCTTCACGCCCGGCACGGAGGGCGCGGGCTTGGCCACGTCCTTCACGGCTTGCGGAACCCGCACCAGTCCGGGCTCCGGCCGTGGACCCTTGTGCGTCCACTCCACCAGTTCGTCGAACGCCCGCATCTCTTCTTCGGCGGTAATGTTGCAGTGGCCCTCGCGCTTTACATACTGCTGCACAAGGTTGGCTCCGTAGCCTGCGTACTCCACCGTCTGGTTGTACAGCGAGAGCGTGCTTGCCGGGATGATGGGGTCGTACACCGTGTGTACAGCCAGCATCGGCTTGGTCAGGTGGCCGCTCGGGGTGTAATGCCGCATCAGATACGCCCGCGCCTTCGGGTCGGCTGCGTAGCGACGTACGTTGTCGTTCAGCGCGAAATCGCCCCGGCTGTCGTTCGGGTTCGTTCCTGTGTAGATGAAGTTGCGGTTGTCGAAGGGATTGCCGCCTGCACGGCGAATCATGTCGCCTACGACGTAGGTATAGTACGCAATATTCCAGGCCACGCCCGCGTCGGTATGCACGCCCATCAGCATTCGCATGGCTTCGGCGTCCTTCGGATCGCGGCGCAGAGCCGCAGCGATCTTCTCCCGCTCGGCGTCGTTTGCAATGTAGTCCGGCGGAACGTTCAGCAGCGGCGGCGCAGCGTTGGGGAAGAAGTAGTCGAACGCGGCCCGCAGCGCAAAGCGCCGGTCAAAGCTCACAAACGTTGGCCCGACGGCACCGCACAGGTCCAACCCGCCGAGATAGGGCTTCGGGTTCAACTCCAGCGTCACCATCGTCAGCGCTCCACCCATGGAGCCGCCAGCCACGTAGCTTTCCTTCGGCTGGCCGTATTTGCGTACAAAGTAGCGCCGCAACGCCTCGGTCTCGGGGTACGCCTGCGGTAGCGCCCATCCGGGCAGGGAGTAGCCGCTCTGGGCCACGGCATAGCGGCGCTCGAAGAACGGTGCCTGCTGGCCCACCAGCCGCTCCGCAAGGTGGAACGTCACCGGAGTCATGGAGTAGCCGTGGTAGAAGACCACCAGCGAGCCGTTCCAGTCTGCGGGAATGTCGATCCGATAGGCGGCGCCGTCGAGCACGCCTGTCTCCGTCAGCCCCAGCGGCCCACGCAGTTGCTGTGTCGCCGTTGGCTTCGGGTCGGCAGCGCGAGCGGCCACGGTGGCCGTCATGACGCAGAGCGCAGCCACAGCAACGCTGGCGGAACGCCAGATCTTGATTCGGGAAAACATTCTCATCGCGGTAGTACCGCCGATTTTACTCCGACCCGGCGGCCACTCCGCAATGTGTCTGTTCGCTTAGCGATCTCCGCCGAAGTGGAACGCCCAGGCCACACCGAAGGACAGAATCGGATAGAACCGCAGCGGACGAATGTCCGAGTTGATGTCGTTCAACTCCTGCTTCAGGTCAGCCTGCGCTTCGGAGTCCGTTTCCAACGACGAGCAGCCGTACGATCCGCTCTGCGACCCACATGCTGAACCCTGCAGCACGAAGTTGATCCGCGGGTTGTTGATGTACTGTACGCCGACCTCAAACGGGAAGCTGAGGTGCTTGCCCGAGCGCGGAATCATGTTGCCTGTTCCAATCGTCAGGCTCGGCGCGGCTTGCCAGCCAAACGTCATGGACGCGTTGCCGTGCACCGGATCTGTCGGGTCGGAGGTGTAGTCGTCGTCGTTCAGCGAAAACTTGTTCCCGCCCGGAACGTAGAGCTGAGCCGTCATCTTGTTGCCGTTGTAGAACGTTACTCCCGGCGAAATGCGGAAGGTGTTGCCGAAGGGGAAGATGTCCAGCGCCAGATTGCTCGAGATCAACTGGATCGCAGCGTTGAACTTGAGGCCGTCGTAGGAGAAGGGCCCGTGATACTGCGCGCCGCTTGCGCCCACGCGAATATTCATCCTGCTCGCTACCGGCATCGCCAGGTCGAGTCCGCCACCGGCAGCGCCGATCTTCAACTGCACACCAAGCGCATGGAACGGCCGGACGCCTGGGTTCATCACCACCGGTTCGGCCTGTCCTTCGGACACGGGAGCCTCGCGTCGAACGGATGCCAGATACATTCCCTGAGTCTGCGGCTGCATGGAGACGGGGGAAGCCTCTGCCTGGGGGAACGTCGTTCCTGCAGGCACTACACCGATGGGCATACCGGTCTGCGGATCGGCTTGCCCAGGCTGCGGGAAGATGACTCCGGGCATCGGCGCAGGCTGTGCGTTCTGCTTTGGCTTGACGGGGATGGTGTACGCCGGCATTGTGCCCGGCTGTCCCGGCTGAGCGTAGACGAGCTTCTCGGGGGCTTCGCTGTGGGGCGTCGCCATTTTAGGAGCCGGATAAATCTCCGTTCCCAGCCCGGTGATGCGATCGCTGCCCGCAGCGGGGGTGTCGTTCGCGACAGGCTCGTACACATTGGTCGGCACTGATTTGAGTGGGGGCAGATAGTCGCCCGAGGGTTGCGGCACGTTCGTTGGCGGCACCACTTCTTTGCCCAGCGGCACGACGGAGTCGTTGCCTGCGGCTTGCTGCGCGGTATCGTCTGCCGCGGGCAGGGCATACACGGTGCGCGGGATATACGTTACGGGCGGCAACGTCTCACCGCTGCTGTGCGGCACGCTCGTTGCGGGCACAATATCGGTTCCGAGCGGCATCAGCGTGTCGCTGCCTGTGTTGTTTGCAACGGATTCCGTCGCTGCGACAGGGTGCTTGGAGCTGATGTGCGCGCGAGTCGATTTTCGATAAGAAACGCGGCTTCTGCTCGAAACCGAGGATCGCCTCGTTATCGCAGGATGCGATGCGGTATGCCGGCGGTGAACCGTTGTTGCCGGAGCGCTCGTCCCTTGCTCTACGGGCTGCGTGTAGCGATGGCTCAGATCGATAGGGTGTACATCACCCTGAGCGGCGCTGGGTTCCTGAACGCCTGTCTCGAGCTGCCAGCCTGTTGCTGGTAGTGTTGCTGCGGCAATCTCGAGCGAGCGCACGCGATTCTGCATCAGGTGTTGTGCGGTAGCACGATCCGCGCCCAATGCAAG
This genomic interval from Acidobacteriaceae bacterium contains the following:
- a CDS encoding bifunctional (p)ppGpp synthetase/guanosine-3',5'-bis(diphosphate) 3'-pyrophosphohydrolase, whose translation is MPPVDLRYNQFPEGDPLEATFEHLLTTVRANRPHDDLNLIRWAWLFCLQHHAGQKRASGEPYVIHPLEVAQLLAELKMDATAIAAGLLHDAVEDTDVTPDDIAQRFGEQVAHIVEGVTKLDKINFANREDHQAENIRKMLLAMVTDVRVVIIKLADRLHNMRTLEHLKPEKQERIARETLDVYAPLAHRLGMGKVRGELEDLAFRYTDPFTYTQLTNEVESLRGEGEAFLKRVVATLEAKLRDAGIIARVESRIKRLYSIQQKLTAHNVPVDQVFDLFAIRVITQSEQDCYAALGLLHATWRPVPGRFKDFIAMPRPNLYQSLHTTLIADGGHQFEVQIRTEDMHRVAEEGIAAHWKYKATDNVSAKDEERLAWLRQLIEWQREMNDPNEFMSTLKMDMYPEEVYTFTPKGKVIVLPKDASPVDFAYAIHTDVGHATTGAKVNGRIVPLRSRLRNGDIVEISTQQGHAPSRDWLSFTKSSRARNKIKHWLNENQRARAIEIGKKLLDREARKYKVSLSKHSTADFNHVAQEYGLGGEEDLLAGIGFGKYSTRQVLNKLEPGSTALPEQTAQEAPVGNTLAHMSDAVKRVFFGKGSDSLQVEGQDDLLVYRARCCNPIRGEEIIGYVTRGKGVAVHARSCSNVQNLLYEADRRIEVEWSAAPEAAGKSGGPKPTTYPVKLVIVCDDRSGLLREFTAIISDDNTNIRSVDSQPAKDGVVNVEFVIETVDVRHLTKLTQNLRKVDGVREVLRVQKI
- a CDS encoding alpha/beta hydrolase yields the protein MFSRIKIWRSASVAVAALCVMTATVAARAADPKPTATQQLRGPLGLTETGVLDGAAYRIDIPADWNGSLVVFYHGYSMTPVTFHLAERLVGQQAPFFERRYAVAQSGYSLPGWALPQAYPETEALRRYFVRKYGQPKESYVAGGSMGGALTMVTLELNPKPYLGGLDLCGAVGPTFVSFDRRFALRAAFDYFFPNAAPPLLNVPPDYIANDAEREKIAAALRRDPKDAEAMRMLMGVHTDAGVAWNIAYYTYVVGDMIRRAGGNPFDNRNFIYTGTNPNDSRGDFALNDNVRRYAADPKARAYLMRHYTPSGHLTKPMLAVHTVYDPIIPASTLSLYNQTVEYAGYGANLVQQYVKREGHCNITAEEEMRAFDELVEWTHKGPRPEPGLVRVPQAVKDVAKPAPSVPGVKDLPKNTPLQPGVKEPGPVGRS